The following are encoded in a window of Thermococcus sp. CX2 genomic DNA:
- a CDS encoding ThiF family adenylyltransferase, whose protein sequence is MLTEREIERYDRQIMIFGKEGQEKLKNSKVAVVGVGGLGSPVAYYLAAAGIGTLLLIDEQEPELSNLNRQILHWEEDLGKNPKPLSAKWKLERFNSDIKIETFVGRLSEENIDSVLDGVDIIVDCLDNFGTRFLLDDYAHRRRVPLVHGAVEGTYGQVTTIFPGITKSLREIFPNVREKKEKFPILGATAGVVGAIQAMEVIKLLTGIGEPLINQLLIVDLAFNIFDVIELK, encoded by the coding sequence ATGCTGACCGAGCGCGAAATTGAGCGCTACGACAGGCAGATAATGATATTCGGAAAAGAGGGCCAGGAGAAGCTCAAGAACTCCAAGGTGGCAGTGGTTGGCGTTGGCGGTCTCGGGAGTCCAGTTGCTTACTATTTAGCCGCCGCTGGAATCGGCACGCTCCTCCTCATAGACGAGCAGGAGCCAGAGCTGAGCAACCTCAACAGGCAGATACTCCACTGGGAAGAGGACCTTGGGAAGAACCCCAAGCCGCTGTCGGCAAAATGGAAGCTGGAGCGCTTTAACTCGGACATAAAAATCGAGACCTTCGTGGGCCGTTTAAGCGAGGAGAACATCGATTCCGTCCTTGACGGCGTTGACATCATCGTGGACTGCCTCGACAACTTTGGAACTCGCTTCCTCCTCGACGACTACGCCCACAGGAGGAGGGTTCCCCTCGTACACGGTGCCGTGGAGGGAACCTACGGCCAGGTAACGACAATATTCCCTGGAATTACGAAGAGCCTCAGGGAAATCTTCCCGAATGTTAGAGAAAAGAAAGAGAAATTCCCGATTCTGGGGGCGACAGCAGGCGTCGTCGGGGCAATTCAGGCCATGGAGGTCATAAAGCTTCTAACTGGCATAGGCGAGCCCCTTATTAATCAGCTCTTGATAGTCGATTTGGCCTTCAACATCTTCGACGTGATCGAGCTCAAGTAG
- a CDS encoding RsmB/NOP family class I SAM-dependent RNA methyltransferase has protein sequence MYEEAFPPELREYYQKLFGSEAKEIMASLRTPVEKYYIRVNTLKTSRSKLMSILRKEGLKPKRSPYLKEGIYFEREGPNFPDDYEPGLPVVRANKFAAESVYQGAMLYAPGVLQADKKIKPGDEVEIRDPKGLLVGIGIAKMSAKEMITSTRGIAVEVTLPKFKLPSLSELESFKEGLFYAQSLPSMVVARVLEPSEEELIVDMAAAPGGKTSHIAQLMENRGEIIAIDKSKNRLRKMEEELKRLGVKNVKLLHMDSRKLPELGIEADKILLDAPCTALGIRPKLWESRTPKDIEATARYQRHFINAAIKSLKKGGILVYSTCTLSYEENEANVRYMVHKGLKLEEQSLFIGSAGIDMDEAQRFYPHKHLTQGFFIAKLRKV, from the coding sequence GTGTACGAGGAGGCGTTTCCGCCCGAGCTCAGGGAGTACTACCAAAAGCTCTTCGGGAGTGAAGCCAAGGAGATAATGGCCTCCCTCAGGACGCCCGTGGAGAAGTACTACATTAGAGTCAACACCCTCAAGACGAGCCGCTCCAAGCTGATGTCCATCCTGAGGAAAGAGGGACTGAAGCCAAAGCGAAGCCCCTACCTCAAGGAGGGTATATACTTCGAGAGGGAAGGCCCGAACTTTCCAGATGATTACGAGCCGGGCTTACCCGTCGTGAGGGCCAACAAGTTCGCGGCGGAGAGCGTTTATCAAGGAGCAATGCTCTACGCCCCTGGAGTCCTTCAGGCGGACAAGAAGATAAAGCCAGGCGACGAGGTCGAGATTCGCGATCCGAAAGGCCTTCTCGTTGGGATTGGGATAGCAAAGATGAGCGCCAAGGAGATGATAACCTCGACCAGGGGCATAGCCGTGGAGGTAACCCTGCCGAAGTTCAAGTTACCGAGCCTGAGCGAGCTGGAGAGCTTTAAAGAGGGCCTCTTCTATGCCCAGAGCCTACCCTCAATGGTGGTGGCGAGGGTTCTTGAGCCGAGCGAGGAGGAGCTGATAGTCGATATGGCCGCCGCTCCAGGCGGGAAGACGAGCCACATAGCCCAGTTGATGGAAAACCGCGGAGAGATAATTGCCATCGACAAGTCCAAGAACAGACTGAGGAAGATGGAAGAAGAGCTAAAGAGGCTCGGCGTCAAGAACGTCAAGCTCCTCCACATGGACTCCCGAAAGCTACCCGAGCTTGGAATAGAGGCGGATAAGATACTCCTCGACGCTCCATGCACAGCCCTCGGCATAAGGCCCAAGCTCTGGGAGAGTAGGACGCCTAAAGATATTGAAGCCACCGCCCGCTATCAGAGGCACTTCATCAACGCAGCGATAAAGTCCCTCAAGAAGGGAGGCATTCTCGTTTACTCCACCTGCACGCTGAGCTACGAGGAGAACGAGGCCAACGTGCGCTACATGGTGCACAAAGGTTTAAAGCTTGAAGAGCAGAGCCTCTTTATAGGCTCGGCTGGTATTGATATGGACGAGGCCCAGAGGTTTTATCCCCACAAACACCTTACCCAGGGCTTCTTCATAGCAAAACTTAGGAAGGTGTAG
- a CDS encoding MarR family transcriptional regulator gives MGVEEARRIVMEHFANAARRFGFSELYGYIYGVLFLAREPMSLGEIAELTGYSLSHVSTALKSMESLGLVVRIKKPGDKKAYYKATKLLKDWRQAAYYNRILEDIEQMKDNLRKALEALGDETGPEADFVRESIEVAMKRNELAGRILRFIMSHDDEEVLERLITCLEGGEKR, from the coding sequence GTGGGAGTTGAAGAAGCACGTCGAATAGTCATGGAGCACTTCGCGAATGCCGCCAGGAGATTTGGCTTCAGCGAGCTTTACGGCTACATTTACGGAGTCCTATTTCTCGCGAGGGAGCCAATGAGCCTCGGCGAGATAGCGGAGCTCACGGGGTATTCACTCTCCCATGTGAGCACGGCCCTCAAGTCCATGGAAAGCCTCGGCCTAGTCGTTAGGATCAAGAAGCCGGGCGACAAGAAGGCCTACTACAAAGCCACCAAGCTCCTGAAGGACTGGAGGCAGGCCGCTTATTACAACAGAATACTCGAAGACATCGAACAGATGAAGGACAACCTTCGAAAGGCTTTGGAGGCCCTGGGAGACGAAACCGGTCCAGAGGCCGATTTCGTCAGGGAGAGCATAGAGGTTGCCATGAAAAGGAACGAGCTGGCGGGAAGGATACTCCGCTTCATCATGAGCCACGACGACGAGGAAGTCCTTGAGAGGCTCATTACCTGCCTTGAGGGTGGGGAAAAGCGGTAG
- a CDS encoding hydrophobe/amphiphile efflux-3 (HAE3) family transporter produces MAVLRKVAKIIVKYRVAFALIAIFLLVVSIYGIQNLRFESDLRSMLPEGHPAIEDYNTLQNEFQSSDSALIVVKVDSIEPGGVYDIRDPQVIQAIYELEQRLRQREYVTDTISIADVYMQVLGRLPETEEEAKFVLDMLPAETRSQLVSRDYTMTIIVVTVSREKNSKTLARVYEGIQADINDVKFPKNVKVVQTGNIGITYRILELLQSDLNKTMAISFVLVLGLLLYFYRSPVKALIPLTPLVFGVTMTLGAMGLLGIPLDMATTTIGAMLIGMGIDYGVHVTNRYYEERKRGRSIEEAAEEAIAETGKALLGAALTTVAGFAAMYLSSLPMLHNLATTLILGLGLAALNAVVITPAVIILEEDVMKRLKGHYEVPEIRSHSGILGEAFRSLGEGIRRRPFTFLGAVFLITLVFGYGVTQVTTEVRLEKFVPKGMPEIEALKDVRSDFGGQDELYVLVKADDVRDPTLVRSIYRFENEITADSYYNNVFDSESIADIVVEKYGYIPNDEEKIREALKDYEGQNLVSSDYSMTLIKFTGDFGGVSINDFRRIMSYFEEAIKTADFPPGVSLSLTGDIYLNYVLDSLTNEEINRISTYGTVFVILIVLILFKRPKVSIAMITPMFLGALWTVGFMGLAGIPFTQTLAGVISMIVGLGVDYGMHLSHRFLEEREKGNPRPIVTSVENVGPGILVGALTTAGGFLALLAGELPTIHDFGLTLAFGIFASVLASYLVTPALLQIFYGKDLGGGSR; encoded by the coding sequence ATGGCAGTGCTGCGTAAGGTCGCAAAGATAATAGTGAAGTACAGGGTGGCATTTGCACTCATAGCGATATTCCTGCTGGTTGTTTCCATCTATGGGATCCAAAACCTGCGCTTCGAGAGCGACTTAAGGAGCATGCTCCCTGAGGGGCACCCAGCGATAGAGGACTACAACACACTCCAAAATGAATTTCAGAGCAGCGACAGCGCGCTGATAGTGGTCAAGGTGGATTCCATAGAGCCAGGAGGAGTGTACGACATTAGGGACCCCCAAGTAATCCAGGCCATCTACGAGCTCGAGCAGAGGCTCCGCCAGAGGGAGTACGTAACCGACACCATAAGCATAGCGGACGTTTACATGCAGGTTCTCGGCCGTCTTCCAGAAACGGAAGAAGAGGCTAAGTTCGTACTCGATATGCTTCCCGCAGAGACAAGAAGCCAGCTCGTGAGCAGGGACTACACGATGACGATAATAGTGGTAACCGTGAGCAGAGAGAAGAACTCGAAAACGCTCGCAAGAGTTTACGAGGGAATTCAAGCGGACATAAACGACGTCAAGTTTCCGAAGAACGTGAAGGTGGTCCAGACTGGCAACATAGGCATAACCTACAGGATACTGGAGCTTCTCCAGAGCGACCTGAACAAGACCATGGCAATATCCTTCGTCCTCGTTCTGGGATTGCTGCTCTACTTCTACCGTTCGCCAGTTAAAGCACTGATTCCGCTCACCCCCTTAGTGTTCGGCGTTACCATGACGCTTGGGGCGATGGGGCTCCTTGGAATACCCCTCGACATGGCGACGACCACGATAGGCGCGATGCTCATAGGAATGGGCATAGACTACGGAGTCCACGTGACCAACCGCTACTATGAGGAGAGAAAGAGGGGAAGGAGCATAGAAGAGGCCGCGGAGGAGGCGATAGCCGAGACTGGAAAAGCACTCTTGGGAGCGGCGCTGACGACCGTTGCAGGCTTTGCCGCGATGTATCTCTCCAGCCTCCCGATGCTCCACAACCTCGCGACCACCTTGATCCTCGGCCTTGGCTTAGCGGCCCTAAACGCGGTCGTGATAACGCCTGCGGTGATAATCCTCGAGGAAGACGTGATGAAGAGGCTGAAGGGGCACTACGAGGTGCCCGAGATACGCTCCCACTCGGGCATCTTAGGAGAAGCGTTCCGCTCCCTGGGAGAGGGCATCAGGAGGAGACCCTTCACTTTCCTCGGTGCGGTCTTCTTGATAACCCTGGTCTTCGGCTATGGAGTAACGCAGGTGACCACGGAGGTTAGGCTTGAGAAGTTCGTTCCCAAGGGTATGCCCGAGATAGAGGCACTGAAGGACGTGCGCAGTGATTTCGGCGGGCAGGACGAGCTCTACGTTCTCGTCAAGGCGGACGACGTCAGGGATCCCACCCTCGTGAGGAGCATCTACCGCTTTGAGAACGAAATAACGGCGGACTCCTACTACAACAACGTCTTCGACTCGGAGAGCATAGCCGACATTGTCGTCGAAAAATACGGCTACATCCCGAACGACGAGGAAAAAATCAGAGAGGCACTGAAGGACTACGAGGGGCAGAACCTGGTGTCCTCCGACTATTCCATGACACTGATTAAGTTCACGGGCGACTTCGGCGGTGTGAGCATCAACGATTTCAGGAGGATAATGAGCTACTTCGAAGAGGCGATTAAAACCGCGGACTTTCCGCCAGGAGTGAGCCTCTCCCTGACCGGCGACATCTACCTCAACTACGTCCTCGACAGCCTAACGAACGAGGAAATCAACCGCATCTCGACCTATGGAACGGTCTTTGTCATCTTGATAGTCCTGATTCTCTTCAAGCGCCCGAAGGTTTCCATCGCGATGATAACCCCAATGTTCCTCGGTGCCCTCTGGACGGTCGGATTCATGGGCTTGGCCGGCATTCCCTTCACCCAGACCCTTGCGGGTGTCATCTCGATGATAGTCGGCCTTGGCGTCGATTATGGAATGCACCTGAGCCACCGCTTCCTCGAGGAGAGGGAGAAAGGGAACCCGCGCCCGATAGTAACGTCCGTCGAGAACGTCGGGCCGGGAATCCTCGTGGGGGCGCTGACAACGGCCGGGGGCTTCTTAGCGCTCCTCGCGGGGGAACTGCCAACCATACACGACTTTGGGCTTACACTGGCGTTTGGAATATTCGCCTCGGTGTTGGCATCTTACCTCGTCACACCCGCATTACTGCAGATATTTTATGGTAAAGATCTTGGAGGTGGTTCGAGATGA
- a CDS encoding molybdenum cofactor biosynthesis protein MoaE, producing MKVRITTEPFDLNEALSYLLVPEAGGYVFFLGKVRNENHGRRVKKLIYEAYEEMAVKEMERIREEALEKFPIIDILIWHRYGELEVGEDTILIVASGKHRKEAFDACIWAIDEVKRRVPVWKREVTDEGTFWIEGDKVLPDK from the coding sequence ATGAAGGTTAGGATTACCACCGAACCTTTCGACCTCAACGAGGCTCTGAGCTATCTCCTCGTTCCGGAGGCTGGAGGCTACGTGTTCTTCCTTGGGAAGGTCAGGAACGAGAATCATGGCAGGAGGGTCAAGAAGCTCATCTACGAGGCCTACGAGGAGATGGCGGTAAAAGAAATGGAGCGCATACGGGAAGAGGCGCTTGAGAAGTTCCCCATCATCGACATCCTGATATGGCACCGCTACGGTGAGCTTGAAGTCGGGGAAGACACGATACTGATAGTGGCCAGTGGAAAGCACAGAAAGGAAGCGTTTGATGCCTGTATCTGGGCCATCGACGAAGTCAAGAGGCGCGTCCCTGTGTGGAAGAGGGAGGTGACCGACGAGGGCACTTTCTGGATCGAAGGCGACAAGGTACTGCCGGACAAATGA
- a CDS encoding LEA type 2 family protein — translation MNWKIAIAGVFLAIILWLGYVAYAVLTIQPSIQAQWGYVDENTTEIWITAHLNKPLLVPASVENTSLDFLGIPVASVERFDYGATKRDITLAIAIDNRNLVDALVRYMDNGQKGYVVFHLRGKLFGVVPIDENVTTQISEDILQYLNITAESRDVGIAKTPALIETTTDWAGTRGDNAVIINHLKLYNPNPFPLPIGGVGYTIYVNDIKIGQGTIVKSVVLPARGYGTVDVETLIDTKILPRVWAEHIKNGEVSRVRAEIYLDVTVLNISYKMELATVDETIQTDIMGELNNMLQNLIK, via the coding sequence ATGAACTGGAAAATCGCCATAGCGGGTGTATTCCTCGCTATCATCCTGTGGCTCGGTTACGTCGCCTACGCGGTGCTCACGATCCAGCCCAGCATCCAGGCCCAATGGGGTTATGTCGACGAGAACACGACCGAGATATGGATAACGGCGCACCTCAACAAGCCCCTGCTCGTTCCAGCGTCGGTGGAGAACACCAGCCTTGACTTCCTAGGTATCCCTGTGGCGAGCGTGGAGAGGTTCGACTACGGGGCCACGAAAAGGGACATCACCCTTGCCATAGCCATAGACAACAGAAACCTCGTCGATGCCCTCGTGAGATACATGGACAACGGACAGAAGGGCTACGTCGTCTTTCACCTGCGGGGCAAGCTCTTTGGAGTGGTGCCGATAGACGAGAACGTGACCACCCAGATAAGCGAGGACATACTTCAGTATCTCAACATAACCGCCGAGAGCAGAGACGTAGGCATCGCCAAGACCCCGGCACTAATCGAGACGACAACAGACTGGGCGGGAACTCGGGGAGACAACGCCGTGATAATCAACCACCTGAAGCTCTACAACCCCAACCCGTTCCCGCTGCCCATAGGTGGCGTCGGATACACGATATACGTAAACGACATCAAAATAGGCCAGGGTACCATAGTCAAGAGCGTGGTTCTCCCGGCCAGGGGGTACGGAACGGTCGACGTTGAGACGTTAATTGACACTAAGATCCTTCCCAGGGTCTGGGCTGAGCACATAAAGAACGGCGAGGTCAGCAGGGTAAGGGCCGAGATATACCTCGACGTCACCGTGCTGAATATTAGCTACAAGATGGAGCTGGCGACCGTTGACGAGACCATCCAGACCGATATAATGGGAGAGCTGAACAACATGCTCCAGAATCTGATTAAATGA
- a CDS encoding CDP-2,3-bis-(O-geranylgeranyl)-sn-glycerol synthase has protein sequence MSLSSLLWAFWYIVPAYIANASPVLVGGGRPIDGGRTWGDGRRIFGDGKTWRGFIGGVAIGTASGVIQYFLTPDFYGSLETAILLAFLLSFGALFGDLVGSFFKRRANLPRGYPAIGLDQLGFLISALAFAYPVKTLDSGQIIFLLIVSPFVHWGANYFAYRMGWKSVPW, from the coding sequence ATGTCGCTTTCATCACTACTCTGGGCCTTCTGGTACATAGTTCCAGCTTACATCGCCAACGCCTCCCCAGTTCTCGTGGGTGGTGGCAGGCCTATTGATGGTGGTAGAACCTGGGGTGATGGCAGGAGGATCTTCGGCGACGGGAAGACGTGGCGCGGCTTCATTGGCGGCGTTGCCATAGGAACGGCCTCCGGAGTCATCCAGTACTTCCTCACGCCCGACTTCTACGGCTCCCTCGAGACGGCCATTCTCCTGGCCTTTCTGTTGTCCTTTGGCGCGCTTTTCGGCGACCTCGTGGGCAGCTTCTTCAAGAGACGCGCCAACCTGCCGAGGGGCTATCCAGCCATTGGCCTCGACCAGCTGGGCTTTTTAATCTCTGCTCTGGCCTTTGCCTATCCCGTTAAGACGCTCGATTCTGGCCAGATAATTTTCCTCCTTATTGTCTCGCCATTCGTCCACTGGGGGGCTAACTACTTCGCCTACAGGATGGGCTGGAAGAGCGTGCCGTGGTGA
- a CDS encoding DUF3201 domain-containing protein: protein MDVREVHEFLNGMWESIFRLNEELKAELPELGFKVEDVEEVFGAYIYLDGEWKLMKYPHPAFEIKPQGEVGVTLQGYYFVFAIPKEKVGRELVERFVESFDEAFIYGGTNFLDDIYGPTKRASVDEIMELIAQSDEEVFQFEADFKSVDELKKGLMEFITFAKALGALEV from the coding sequence ATGGACGTGAGAGAAGTTCACGAGTTCCTCAATGGGATGTGGGAGAGCATCTTCAGGCTCAACGAAGAGCTAAAGGCCGAACTTCCCGAACTTGGCTTCAAGGTCGAGGACGTCGAGGAGGTCTTTGGCGCCTACATCTACCTCGACGGCGAGTGGAAGCTGATGAAGTATCCCCACCCGGCCTTCGAGATAAAGCCGCAGGGAGAAGTGGGCGTTACCCTCCAGGGATACTACTTCGTCTTTGCGATCCCAAAGGAAAAAGTGGGAAGGGAGCTCGTTGAGAGGTTCGTGGAGAGCTTTGACGAGGCCTTCATCTACGGGGGAACCAACTTCCTCGACGACATCTACGGGCCAACCAAAAGGGCGAGCGTCGATGAGATTATGGAGCTGATAGCCCAGAGTGACGAGGAGGTTTTTCAGTTCGAGGCCGATTTTAAGAGTGTTGATGAGCTCAAGAAGGGCCTTATGGAGTTCATAACCTTTGCCAAAGCACTTGGCGCCCTGGAGGTTTAG
- a CDS encoding COG1361 S-layer family protein, with protein sequence MKKVAGTLILLLITSLFASGVSASQGSPLFEGYLSKGEAILVGPLVISLVDTQKDYGNGEYYAFLVILKDGKILNAEYKTIYVPDPEKIQRLLLNPEFLLALAETQGYDVEACSQYVNDSAAFNACLIANAFGFYQWLQSASPTEIADAVMRTIEEHPELGIRKEDVLMQITYPDITPVREGETVEVDVDDEKVYVTVLEVYPNGIKVSISGPPEWRAATAPGVVISSVEMPDTVQPGDTITIKVHLRNEGALKVRYLNVFVSPTPMSFNESSSIASAISMALSQSGVSQSVFYPEGSAVQYIEYLEGKENATLTFRIKINPNADVGTYPLYVGVVYFTGLGSNMKMVQSYNFVALTVSRNREGFIEITKVETIPEEISPGDTFTVRFTIKNTGAQPVKALSLKIISYQVPIQGEVKNVDLSALSQIPIQGSEGLSESLQTALNQIMGELARQNVEAFLPVGEDNVKYVAELEPGQNATLEFRIKVNDKLENGIYPLRVELKYLSAPDDKEISDERLVGIDVTGKAELLLSKVSTSPGKVLPGTGNVEIDLQVDNVGTGTARTVILKPQPSWPFKLSETSQQLINLGTLGKGDSAKASFRVDVAENATSGIYEIPLLVTYTNDLGMEKNVTLRVPVIIAAKPNIEVVNVRFEPEPLQGESVKVYITLKNTGGEKATSVLIEGVVKADQPFTLDKRTDYVGDLAPGATGEGVIILRVDSDAIPKDYKIQLRIRAVGDPNQGDDNVYVFERTIDVTVQENTKTSTNLRNLAVVVGILVVLTVIYTYRKGRAS encoded by the coding sequence ATGAAAAAAGTAGCCGGAACTCTTATCCTGCTCCTCATCACAAGCCTGTTCGCATCGGGCGTAAGCGCCTCGCAGGGAAGCCCGCTCTTCGAGGGCTACCTGAGCAAGGGTGAGGCCATACTCGTGGGGCCGCTCGTGATCTCACTGGTGGACACACAGAAGGACTACGGAAACGGGGAGTACTACGCCTTCCTCGTGATACTAAAGGACGGGAAGATACTCAACGCCGAGTACAAGACGATATACGTGCCCGACCCCGAGAAGATTCAGAGGCTCCTCCTCAACCCGGAGTTCCTGCTGGCCCTCGCCGAAACTCAGGGCTACGACGTGGAGGCGTGTTCCCAGTACGTCAACGACAGCGCCGCCTTCAACGCCTGCCTGATAGCCAATGCCTTTGGATTCTACCAGTGGCTCCAGAGCGCATCTCCGACGGAAATCGCCGATGCCGTGATGCGGACCATTGAGGAGCATCCAGAACTCGGAATCAGGAAGGAAGACGTTCTGATGCAGATAACCTATCCCGACATAACTCCAGTCAGGGAAGGCGAGACGGTAGAGGTTGATGTGGACGACGAGAAGGTCTACGTAACGGTACTGGAGGTTTATCCCAACGGAATCAAGGTAAGCATAAGCGGGCCGCCGGAGTGGAGGGCCGCCACCGCCCCGGGAGTTGTGATATCGAGCGTTGAAATGCCCGATACAGTTCAGCCCGGCGATACGATAACTATTAAGGTCCACCTCAGGAACGAGGGTGCATTAAAGGTCCGCTACCTCAACGTCTTCGTCTCCCCGACACCAATGAGCTTCAACGAGAGTTCCTCGATAGCGAGTGCCATATCGATGGCCCTGAGCCAGAGCGGAGTTTCCCAGAGCGTCTTCTACCCCGAAGGAAGCGCGGTTCAGTACATCGAGTACTTGGAAGGGAAGGAGAACGCCACGCTTACCTTCCGGATAAAGATAAACCCAAACGCGGATGTGGGAACGTATCCCCTCTACGTCGGCGTCGTGTACTTCACTGGGCTGGGCTCCAACATGAAGATGGTCCAGAGCTACAACTTCGTTGCCCTGACTGTCAGCAGGAATAGGGAAGGCTTCATCGAGATAACGAAGGTCGAGACGATTCCGGAAGAGATAAGCCCCGGCGATACGTTCACGGTGAGATTCACGATAAAGAACACCGGGGCCCAACCCGTCAAAGCCCTGAGCCTCAAGATAATCTCCTACCAGGTGCCAATACAGGGGGAGGTCAAGAACGTCGACCTCTCGGCCCTTTCCCAGATCCCCATCCAGGGGAGTGAAGGGCTGAGCGAGAGCCTTCAGACGGCGCTTAACCAGATAATGGGGGAGCTCGCCAGACAGAACGTCGAGGCATTCCTGCCGGTTGGGGAGGACAACGTAAAGTACGTTGCCGAGCTCGAACCGGGCCAGAACGCGACGCTGGAGTTCAGGATTAAGGTCAACGACAAGCTCGAGAACGGGATATACCCCCTCCGGGTGGAGCTGAAGTACCTGAGCGCACCCGACGATAAGGAGATAAGCGACGAGAGGTTGGTCGGCATAGACGTCACCGGAAAGGCGGAGCTTCTCCTGTCGAAAGTCTCAACATCACCTGGCAAGGTCCTCCCTGGAACGGGCAACGTGGAAATCGACCTCCAGGTGGACAACGTTGGAACAGGAACCGCGAGGACGGTGATCCTGAAGCCCCAGCCGTCGTGGCCGTTCAAGCTGAGTGAAACGAGCCAGCAGCTAATAAACCTCGGAACGCTCGGCAAGGGCGACTCGGCAAAGGCCTCCTTCAGGGTTGACGTTGCAGAGAACGCCACCTCGGGAATCTACGAGATCCCGCTCTTAGTGACGTATACCAACGACCTCGGGATGGAGAAGAACGTTACGCTGAGGGTTCCCGTTATAATCGCCGCCAAGCCGAATATAGAGGTCGTAAACGTTAGATTTGAACCCGAGCCCCTCCAGGGGGAGAGCGTCAAGGTCTACATTACCCTGAAGAACACGGGCGGAGAGAAGGCCACGAGCGTGCTCATTGAGGGTGTTGTGAAGGCCGACCAGCCCTTCACCCTCGACAAGAGAACGGACTACGTCGGTGACCTTGCACCGGGGGCGACGGGAGAAGGGGTCATAATCTTGAGGGTCGACAGTGACGCCATCCCGAAGGATTACAAGATTCAGCTAAGGATCAGGGCCGTTGGAGACCCGAACCAGGGAGACGACAACGTCTACGTCTTTGAGAGGACGATTGACGTAACGGTTCAGGAAAACACCAAGACCTCCACCAACCTCAGGAACCTTGCGGTGGTCGTGGGAATCCTCGTAGTGCTGACGGTGATCTACACATACCGGAAAGGCAGGGCCTCCTGA
- a CDS encoding ubiquitin-like small modifier protein 1 has product MKVKVRYFARFRSLVGKSEEELEVPEGVTVRNLIDILKERHPVLKNEVFAEDDDLADVNVSRNGRYVSFDEVLRDGDIVAIFPPVSGG; this is encoded by the coding sequence GTGAAAGTCAAGGTGAGGTACTTCGCCCGCTTCCGCTCGCTCGTTGGTAAAAGTGAGGAAGAGCTTGAGGTCCCAGAGGGAGTAACCGTGAGAAACTTGATTGATATCCTGAAGGAGCGCCATCCCGTTCTGAAGAACGAGGTCTTCGCCGAGGACGACGACTTGGCCGACGTGAATGTCTCCAGAAACGGTAGGTACGTGAGCTTCGACGAGGTTCTGCGCGATGGTGACATCGTGGCAATCTTCCCTCCCGTGAGCGGTGGTTGA
- a CDS encoding SPASM domain-containing protein produces the protein MEKVVYDSTNAAGVNASPNIVSVGKPPWSHRTHSGKLERLILQLGAGNGRFSEVTGIPRSIGCIGNNSFILRREPLSPERVRELIREFKELGGRELWLTNYDRIEYLTSIASYAAEIGVPEVYAVVKLEDLELIHPVEDVHFIAELEYSEENIKRLEAHGWLHGALVMATAKQYDELRSLSTAFPGEIYVDVLYPGSARKLDFNVIEMKRVINASSEEYHDCLSGTVAITAEGYALPCPLLRNYIVADVKEVRLKKVLRKRRLKEFWRLTKDKIEGCSHCPFKYICHDCRALEYQATGDVYGLEYCPLEL, from the coding sequence ATGGAGAAGGTCGTTTACGATAGCACTAATGCCGCTGGGGTGAACGCCTCGCCGAATATAGTCTCAGTGGGGAAACCACCCTGGAGCCACAGGACACACAGTGGCAAGCTTGAGAGGCTCATACTCCAGCTCGGAGCTGGAAACGGGAGGTTTTCAGAGGTCACTGGCATTCCCCGCTCGATAGGCTGCATCGGGAACAACTCTTTCATACTCAGGCGCGAGCCGCTCAGTCCAGAGCGCGTCAGGGAACTAATAAGGGAGTTCAAGGAGCTCGGTGGGAGGGAGCTGTGGCTCACCAACTACGACCGCATTGAGTACCTCACTAGTATCGCGTCCTATGCGGCGGAAATTGGGGTTCCTGAAGTCTATGCCGTAGTTAAACTCGAGGATCTCGAATTAATCCATCCAGTGGAGGATGTTCACTTCATCGCTGAGCTTGAGTACTCGGAAGAAAACATCAAGCGGCTTGAGGCCCACGGCTGGCTTCATGGAGCGCTGGTTATGGCCACCGCCAAGCAGTACGATGAGCTCAGAAGTCTCAGCACCGCATTTCCCGGAGAAATCTACGTTGACGTATTGTACCCGGGTTCTGCCAGAAAGCTCGACTTCAACGTTATAGAGATGAAGAGGGTTATCAACGCGAGCTCCGAGGAGTACCACGACTGCCTCTCCGGAACGGTTGCTATAACGGCCGAAGGCTACGCCCTTCCGTGCCCGCTGCTGAGGAACTACATAGTGGCGGACGTCAAGGAAGTTAGGCTCAAAAAGGTTCTCAGGAAAAGGCGTCTCAAGGAGTTCTGGAGGCTCACAAAGGATAAGATAGAAGGCTGCAGCCATTGTCCTTTCAAGTATATCTGCCATGACTGCAGGGCCCTGGAGTATCAGGCAACTGGGGACGTCTATGGCCTTGAGTACTGCCCGCTAGAACTCTAG